One window of Thermocoleostomius sinensis A174 genomic DNA carries:
- a CDS encoding outer membrane protein assembly factor BamD has translation MTADHSELDQTELAQDFYQAGRNAFERGRYRESVEALEKAVSLSGPLSSLGGEVQIWLVNAYQAAGQSTEAIALCEKLGTHPHLRTRKQSRRMLYILKAPQLKRREEWLTKIPDLSKIEAANGDNQIATRYDVSPKRPPRPRPKPEPEEIDLSQVNTKDNSFLWIALVLIGLTIGGLIWFS, from the coding sequence GTGACAGCAGATCATTCAGAACTAGATCAAACGGAGCTAGCGCAGGACTTCTACCAAGCAGGGCGCAACGCGTTTGAACGCGGGCGCTATCGTGAATCGGTAGAAGCTCTAGAGAAGGCTGTCAGCCTGTCTGGGCCGCTATCCTCCTTGGGCGGAGAGGTTCAAATTTGGCTGGTGAATGCCTATCAGGCGGCTGGCCAATCTACAGAAGCGATCGCCCTGTGCGAAAAACTGGGAACCCATCCCCATCTCAGAACCCGTAAACAAAGCCGCCGCATGCTATACATCCTCAAAGCGCCGCAACTAAAGCGCCGGGAGGAATGGCTGACGAAAATTCCCGATTTAAGCAAGATTGAGGCTGCCAATGGCGACAATCAGATCGCGACTCGATACGATGTATCTCCTAAACGCCCACCTCGTCCACGTCCCAAGCCCGAACCGGAAGAAATAGACCTGAGCCAGGTTAACACCAAAGACAATAGCTTTCTCTGGATTGCTCTGGTTCTAATTGGACTGACGATCGGTGGTTTAATCTGGTTTAGCTAA
- the argB gene encoding acetylglutamate kinase encodes MTTNIEALYETATARVQVLSEALPYIQRFAGRIIVVKYGGAAMKDSRLKDKVMRDIVFLSCVGLRPVLVHGGGPEINSWLDKLGIEPQFKNGLRVTDAATMDVVEMVLVGRVNKEIVALINQAGGAAVGLCGKDGNLIKARPQGDEGIGFVGEVTATNVQLIEALVRDGYIPVISSVAADEQGQAYNINADTVAGEIAAALGAEKLILMTDTAGILRDYKNPSTLIPKVDIQEARGLIQEGVVSGGMIPKVNCCVRSLAQGVKAAHIIDGRIPHSLLLEVFTDSGIGSMIVASAEFK; translated from the coding sequence ATGACAACCAACATCGAAGCTCTTTACGAAACGGCGACCGCCCGTGTCCAGGTACTTAGCGAAGCCCTGCCCTATATTCAACGCTTTGCAGGACGGATCATTGTTGTTAAATATGGTGGTGCCGCGATGAAAGACAGCCGCCTCAAAGACAAAGTCATGCGAGATATCGTGTTTTTGTCTTGTGTAGGGTTGCGCCCTGTTCTGGTACATGGCGGTGGACCAGAAATTAACTCTTGGCTTGACAAGTTGGGAATTGAGCCACAATTCAAGAACGGATTGCGGGTGACAGATGCCGCCACCATGGATGTGGTAGAAATGGTATTGGTAGGACGGGTCAACAAAGAAATCGTCGCGTTGATTAACCAAGCGGGTGGTGCGGCTGTTGGACTGTGTGGCAAAGACGGCAACCTCATCAAAGCCCGGCCGCAAGGCGATGAAGGCATTGGTTTTGTTGGAGAAGTCACTGCTACAAATGTGCAATTGATTGAAGCATTGGTGCGCGATGGCTATATTCCAGTGATTTCGAGTGTAGCTGCCGATGAGCAAGGACAAGCTTACAACATCAATGCCGATACGGTGGCCGGAGAAATTGCCGCTGCCCTCGGAGCCGAAAAACTGATTTTGATGACCGATACAGCAGGTATTCTACGCGACTATAAAAACCCTAGCACCCTCATCCCCAAAGTAGACATTCAAGAAGCACGAGGACTGATTCAAGAAGGCGTGGTGTCTGGCGGCATGATTCCCAAGGTTAACTGCTGTGTGCGATCGCTGGCCCAGGGCGTCAAAGCGGCTCATATCATTGACGGCCGCATTCCTCACTCACTGCTGCTAGAAGTTTTCACTGATTCAGGGATTGGTTCGATGATCGTCGCTTCAGCCGAATTTAAGTGA
- the gloB gene encoding hydroxyacylglutathione hydrolase, giving the protein MQIYRLPALSDNYIFLLHDADRQIAAVVDPAEASSVLQQLQQLGASLVAIFNTHHHGDHVGGNTQLLKAFPQATVYGGIEDRGRIPGQHVFLREGDRVMFADRSAEVLFVPGHTQAHIAYYFAPVQSDEPGDLFCGDTLFAGGCGRLFEGTPTQMVQSLSKLRSLPDQTRVWCAHEYTLKNLQFALTVDRQNSDLQSRFETVKAMRRRGEATIPSLLADEKRTNPFLRWDQPVLQAAVNSDDPVRTFARLRGMKDQF; this is encoded by the coding sequence ATGCAAATCTACCGCCTTCCGGCATTATCGGACAATTACATCTTTCTGCTGCACGATGCCGATCGCCAGATTGCAGCCGTTGTTGATCCAGCAGAGGCAAGTTCTGTGTTGCAGCAGTTGCAGCAGTTGGGAGCGTCACTCGTTGCCATTTTCAACACCCATCACCACGGAGATCACGTCGGCGGAAACACGCAACTGCTCAAAGCATTTCCACAAGCCACCGTATATGGAGGCATTGAAGATCGCGGCAGAATTCCAGGACAGCATGTATTTCTACGGGAAGGCGATCGAGTCATGTTTGCCGATCGCTCGGCCGAGGTACTGTTTGTGCCAGGTCATACCCAAGCCCATATCGCCTACTATTTTGCGCCGGTGCAATCGGACGAACCAGGGGATTTATTTTGCGGAGATACCTTGTTTGCGGGCGGCTGTGGACGCCTATTTGAGGGCACACCAACGCAAATGGTGCAGTCTCTTAGCAAGCTTCGATCGTTGCCCGATCAAACGCGCGTTTGGTGCGCTCACGAATACACTCTCAAAAATTTGCAGTTTGCCCTCACCGTAGATAGACAGAATTCCGACTTGCAATCTCGGTTTGAAACGGTAAAAGCGATGCGGCGGCGCGGCGAAGCAACGATTCCATCTCTGTTAGCGGATGAAAAACGCACCAATCCCTTTTTGCGGTGGGATCAGCCCGTCCTTCAGGCAGCGGTCAATAGCGACGACCCCGTGCGAACCTTTGCTCGTTTACGGGGAATGAAGGATCAGTTTTAA
- the xth gene encoding exodeoxyribonuclease III, whose protein sequence is MKIATWNVNSIRSRLSHVIRWLESNPVEVLCVQETKVVDKDFPVLPPELGYQIYVSGQKSYNGVALLSRVPLELVDTGFACILGDTIADLDQQKRVITGVLNGIRIVNLYVPNGSEVGSEKYQYKLRWLSVLRDYLKTRLAQDTHVLVCGDFNVAPDDRDIYDPTGKANHIMASEAERQALQTALIDLGFVDSFRQFNQETNQFTWWDYRTGAFRRNAGWRIDHHYLSPELSQRAKQCTIDILPRTWDKPSDHTPVIVELDCPC, encoded by the coding sequence ATGAAAATTGCTACCTGGAACGTTAATTCCATTCGCAGCCGGCTGAGTCACGTGATTCGATGGCTGGAGTCTAATCCGGTGGAGGTGCTGTGTGTGCAGGAAACCAAAGTAGTGGACAAAGACTTTCCAGTCCTCCCGCCCGAACTGGGGTATCAGATCTATGTGTCGGGGCAAAAATCTTACAACGGTGTGGCGCTGTTGAGCCGTGTTCCTCTAGAGTTGGTGGATACTGGGTTTGCCTGTATCTTAGGAGACACGATCGCGGATTTGGATCAACAAAAGCGCGTGATTACAGGCGTGCTGAACGGCATTCGCATCGTCAATCTTTATGTACCCAATGGCTCAGAAGTCGGAAGCGAGAAATATCAATACAAACTGCGCTGGCTATCGGTATTGCGCGATTACTTGAAAACTCGCTTGGCTCAAGATACTCATGTGCTGGTCTGTGGTGATTTCAATGTTGCACCCGACGATCGCGATATTTATGATCCGACGGGCAAGGCGAACCATATCATGGCGTCTGAAGCCGAGCGACAAGCGTTGCAAACAGCTTTAATTGATTTAGGGTTTGTAGATAGTTTTCGCCAGTTCAACCAAGAGACCAATCAATTTACTTGGTGGGACTATCGCACCGGCGCGTTTCGCCGCAATGCTGGCTGGCGCATTGATCATCATTATCTTTCGCCTGAATTGAGCCAACGCGCCAAACAATGTACGATCGATATCCTGCCGCGCACCTGGGACAAACCCAGCGATCACACTCCAGTTATTGTTGAGCTTGATTGCCCTTGCTGA
- a CDS encoding YkvA family protein, which translates to MATPNGQYSEQDFWRKLKDFAVYAGKEVVEKALVLFYAAQRPETPVWAKTVIYAALAYFILPTDAVPDFIPAAGYSDDLASLIAALGAVAICITPEVQQAAKQKVEDWFGKAQSTSETATASPSNDTPRTIPID; encoded by the coding sequence ATGGCCACTCCCAATGGACAGTATTCGGAACAGGATTTTTGGCGAAAGTTAAAGGATTTTGCCGTTTATGCAGGCAAAGAGGTGGTTGAGAAAGCACTAGTGCTGTTTTATGCAGCGCAACGCCCTGAAACCCCTGTTTGGGCAAAGACAGTCATATACGCCGCGTTGGCATATTTTATTTTGCCCACCGATGCCGTTCCCGATTTTATTCCTGCTGCTGGCTATAGCGATGATTTAGCTTCCCTAATTGCTGCCTTGGGAGCGGTTGCCATCTGCATTACCCCAGAAGTGCAACAAGCCGCTAAACAGAAAGTGGAAGATTGGTTTGGCAAGGCTCAATCAACTTCTGAAACCGCGACCGCTTCTCCATCGAATGATACCCCCCGAACCATTCCGATCGATTGA
- a CDS encoding ribonuclease R family protein has product MEFSIAELLANFTDDKLVAPKALEKKLNCKDENSLRKLQIALDALERIGILVKERGKYRRVFEDDVVEGRLRCSSKGFCFAIQDVEGAEDIYIRESHLNTAWNGDRVLVRVTKEGTRRRSPEGEVRLILDRANSSVLARVKQIEEHYRALPLDDRLLFEVELKANGINLAEAIDQLVHVEILRYPLGQYPPLGRVAQILGSDAEAASEFEIVRCKHDLPRDFPDDVLAAAKKLPTKLRKADIKGRVDLRHLPTITIDGPPTATGPAIDDALTLEQTKSGNWRVGIHIADVSYYVEPDSDLDIEARRRGTSIYLGDRVLRMLPEPVHKCCSLLVGHDRLAVSVLVTLNADGEVLEFEIQPTVISVDHRLDYQQAQAIVQRHNAVDPEATASTYVLPSLDELQEFKSVFEMLDRLFALSQAVRTQRHQRGAFDLNLSEKLFPNEANPELSNFLSAKFQYDDEGALSAMVVSSFLPARSIVTEFMLLANQLVASHLVALQVPAIYRVHRPPDPSDVQELLKLVSNMGIDAHLEQEDAVHSRDYQRLVSQFAESKVEKVLTYLLLSTFKPAIYSTTPGPHFGLAIENGYTHFTSPIRRYPDLLVHRVLHAIFEYGRDRRTTRSKDRVNLRSSSCHGQINWNVLPTDIQAELEENFAAVVVHLTEQEKLSQEAESDIEGLKKAEFMQQHTGKIFHGLITGVQSYGFFVEIEELLVEGLVHVSSLKDDWYEYRSRQQKLVGRKNRKQYKLGDRVEVQVKSVDYYRQQIDLVAVGGGSEASDEDEPEEPLLPDDEEHDENGENDHDEVDAYDEEE; this is encoded by the coding sequence ATGGAATTTTCAATTGCTGAACTGTTAGCAAACTTTACGGATGATAAACTGGTTGCCCCCAAGGCGTTAGAAAAAAAGCTCAACTGCAAAGACGAAAACAGTCTCCGCAAGTTGCAAATTGCCTTGGATGCGCTAGAACGCATTGGTATTTTGGTGAAGGAACGGGGTAAATATCGGCGTGTCTTTGAAGATGACGTAGTAGAAGGGCGGCTGCGTTGTTCCAGTAAGGGATTTTGTTTTGCAATTCAGGACGTAGAAGGAGCAGAAGATATTTACATTCGCGAAAGCCATTTGAACACGGCTTGGAATGGCGATCGGGTGTTGGTTCGCGTCACGAAAGAAGGTACTCGTCGGCGTAGTCCTGAAGGCGAAGTGCGCTTAATTCTCGATCGAGCTAATTCATCAGTGCTAGCACGGGTCAAGCAGATCGAGGAACACTATCGGGCCCTGCCCCTGGATGATCGGCTGTTATTTGAAGTGGAGTTGAAAGCCAATGGCATTAATTTAGCCGAAGCGATTGATCAGCTAGTGCATGTGGAAATTCTGCGCTATCCACTGGGACAATATCCTCCCTTGGGGCGTGTCGCTCAAATTCTGGGCAGTGATGCAGAGGCGGCCTCCGAATTTGAAATTGTTCGCTGCAAACATGATCTGCCGCGTGACTTTCCTGACGATGTGCTGGCGGCGGCTAAAAAGTTGCCAACAAAGTTACGAAAAGCAGACATTAAAGGACGAGTCGATCTGCGCCATCTGCCCACCATTACAATTGACGGCCCGCCCACAGCAACTGGCCCCGCGATCGATGATGCTCTCACCCTTGAGCAGACCAAATCTGGCAATTGGCGGGTTGGCATTCACATCGCGGATGTGTCGTATTATGTCGAGCCGGACTCGGACTTAGATATTGAAGCACGGCGACGCGGCACGTCGATTTATCTGGGCGACCGGGTATTGCGGATGTTGCCAGAACCTGTGCACAAATGTTGCTCGCTGTTAGTGGGGCACGATCGGCTGGCGGTGTCGGTGTTGGTGACGCTAAATGCTGACGGCGAAGTGCTGGAATTTGAGATTCAACCCACGGTGATTTCAGTCGATCATCGGCTCGACTATCAGCAAGCCCAAGCAATCGTGCAACGGCACAACGCGGTTGATCCAGAGGCAACGGCATCCACTTACGTTCTACCAAGCTTAGACGAGTTGCAAGAATTCAAGTCAGTGTTTGAGATGCTTGATCGGTTGTTTGCCCTCAGCCAAGCGGTACGCACCCAACGGCATCAGCGGGGCGCGTTTGATCTCAACCTCTCCGAAAAGTTGTTTCCCAATGAAGCCAACCCCGAACTGAGCAACTTTCTTTCCGCCAAGTTTCAATACGATGACGAAGGCGCATTGAGCGCGATGGTGGTGTCGTCTTTCTTGCCAGCCCGATCGATCGTGACGGAATTTATGTTACTAGCCAATCAACTGGTGGCATCTCATTTGGTAGCGTTGCAAGTGCCAGCCATATACCGAGTGCATCGTCCGCCCGATCCCAGTGATGTGCAAGAATTGCTCAAACTGGTTAGCAATATGGGCATTGACGCTCACCTAGAGCAGGAAGATGCGGTGCATTCTCGCGACTATCAACGGTTAGTGAGCCAGTTTGCTGAATCTAAGGTGGAGAAAGTGCTGACCTATTTACTGCTGTCTACCTTTAAGCCCGCCATTTATAGCACTACCCCCGGACCGCACTTTGGGCTGGCAATCGAAAACGGCTATACCCATTTCACCTCTCCAATTCGACGCTATCCCGATTTGTTAGTGCATCGGGTACTCCATGCCATCTTTGAATATGGGCGCGATCGCCGCACCACGCGATCGAAAGATCGGGTGAACCTACGCAGCAGTTCGTGCCATGGGCAAATTAATTGGAACGTGTTGCCGACCGATATTCAGGCAGAACTGGAGGAGAATTTTGCTGCCGTGGTGGTGCATCTCACTGAGCAAGAGAAACTATCGCAAGAAGCCGAATCGGATATTGAAGGGCTGAAAAAAGCCGAATTTATGCAGCAGCACACAGGTAAAATCTTTCACGGGTTGATTACTGGGGTGCAATCCTACGGCTTCTTTGTTGAAATTGAGGAACTGTTGGTGGAAGGCCTTGTGCACGTCAGTTCTCTCAAAGATGATTGGTATGAATATCGATCGCGCCAACAGAAACTAGTGGGACGTAAAAACCGCAAGCAATATAAGTTGGGCGATCGAGTGGAAGTTCAGGTGAAAAGCGTGGACTATTATCGCCAGCAAATTGATCTGGTCGCGGTGGGAGGTGGTAGCGAAGCTTCAGATGAAGATGAGCCAGAAGAGCCGTTACTTCCCGATGACGAGGAACACGATGAGAACGGCGAAAATGACCATGACGAGGTTGATGCCTATGATGAAGAAGAATAG